One segment of Rosa chinensis cultivar Old Blush chromosome 6, RchiOBHm-V2, whole genome shotgun sequence DNA contains the following:
- the LOC112171879 gene encoding probable L-type lectin-domain containing receptor kinase S.5 isoform X1: MVFSQRLSIIYFVFTFAIIFVASAADPRQFPFTTFSEKTDQSIFHFTPHSSIDQGALQLTPDSENAEVSYSNKSGRIMYHKPYRLWSSDNEDDDGVASFNSTFLINIYREKDWIAGEGFAFLIASDWNMPEQSYGQWLGLTNATTDGNAKNHMVAIEFDTRKQDFDPDDNHIGLNINSVRSSKTVSLEAFDIEISPEVGTNYTVWVQYNGSSKVIEVYMAKRIINIPPVRPETPLMKEPVNLKQYLKQDSYFGFSGSTGSRAKQLNCVLEWNLVVQEFKTRKNMTLLKIGVPALVLLVVFGVILGVGYVKKRKRTTLEESIVLGTLKRLPGMPREFKYKELKDATNNFHASMILGQGGFGVVYRGTLRDFDEANATNESAEIAVKQFSRDNIKGKDDFMAELTIIHRLRHKNLVRLVGWCYEKGKLLLVYDFMPNGSVDRHLYKASNQNTLNWEHRCKILAGVASALHYLQNEYDQKVVHRDLKASNILLDSEFNARLGDFGLARALEQERNSYAELELAGVAGTLGYVAPECFHTRKATPESDVFSFGAVVLEIVCGKSPGIQIIHGQHQFSLVDWVWMLHREGCIEEAVDERLNSNYALDEAKKLLLLGLACSHPIASERPQTQAICQIISGTMSVPSVPPFKPVFTWPSMGTAYSSTDSTVSNVTLSRITVSLP; the protein is encoded by the exons ATGGTTTTTTCTCAAAGATTATCAATCATCTACTTTGTTTTCACCTTTGCCATAATTTTTGTAGCATCAGCAGCTGATCCTAGGCAATTTCCCTTTACCACTTTCAGTGAAAAAACTGACCAATCTATATTCCATTTCACGCCTCATTCTTCCATTGATCAAGGGGCACTTCAGTTAACCCCAGACTCAGAGAATGCAGAGGTCAGCTATTCTAACAAGTCCGGCAGGATCATGTATCACAAACCTTATAGACTCTGGTCATCTGACAATGAAGACGATGATGGTGTTGCCTCCTTCAACTCAACTTTCCTCATAAACATCTATCGTGAGAAAGACTGGATTGCTGGTGAGGGGTTTGCTTTTCTTATAGCGTCGGATTGGAACATGCCTGAGCAAAGCTATGGGCAGTGGCTAGGCCTCACCAATGCCACCACTGATGGTAATGCTAAAAACCACATGGTTGCCATAGAATTCGACACAAGAAAGCAAGATTTCGACCCCGATGACAACCATATAGGCCTCAACATCAACTCTGTAAGATCAAGTAAGACTGTTTCTCTTGAGGCTTTCGACATTGAGATATCACCGGAGGTAGGCACCAACTACACCGTGTGGGTGCAATACAATGGCAGCTCAAAAGTCATTGAAGTCTACATGGCTAAGCGCATCATAAACATCCCACCAGTAAGGCCGGAGACACCGCTTATGAAGGAGCCAGTAAACTTGAAACAATATCTAAAACAAGACTCCTACTTTGGATTTTCTGGTTCCACAGGTAGCCGGGCTAAACAGCTAAACTGTGTTTTGGAATGGAATCTAGTGGTTCAAGAATTCAAGACCAGAAAGAATATGACTTTGTTGAAGATCGGTGTGCCAGCATTGGTTTTATTAGTAGTATTTGGTGTTATTTTGGGAGTTGGGTATGTCAAGAAGAGGAAAAGAACCACTCTTGAGGAGTCCATTGTGCTCGGGACACTGAAGAGGTTGCCAGGGATGCCGAGGGAGTTCAAGTACAAAGAGCTCAAGGATGCAACTAATAATTTCCATGCGAGTATGATCCTGGGACAAGGTGGATTTGGCGTTGTTTACAGAGGGACTCTGCGTGATTTTGATGAGGCAAATGCTACTAATGAGTCTGCAGAAATTGCTGTCAAGCAATTCTCAAGAGACAACATCAAAGGCAAAGATGATTTCATGGCAGAACTAACCATCATTCACCGCCTTCGCCACAAAAATCTTGTCCGGTTAGTAG GATGGTGCTATGAGAAAGGAAAGCTTCTTTTAGTATATGATTTCATGCCAAATGGTAGCGTTGATAGGCACCTATATAAAGCTTCAAACCAGAATACACTCAATTGGGAGCATCGATGCAAGATCCTAGCTGGTGTGGCGTCAGCTTTGCATTATCTGCAAAATGAGTATGATCAAAAAGTGGTGCACCGTGACCTCAAAGCTAGTAACATATTGCTCGACTCTGAGTTCAATGCTCGCCTTGGAGACTTTGGCCTTGCCCGAGCCTTGGAACAAGAGAGGAACTCATATGCTGAACTAGAACTAGCAGGAGTTGCGGGTACCCTGGGCTATGTTGCTCCAGAGTGCTTCCATACAAGGAAGGCTACTCCAGAATCTGATGTTTTCAGTTTCGGGGCAGTTGTGCTTGAAATTGTGTGTGGGAAAAGTCCTGGGATTCAGATTATTCATGGACAACACCAGTTTTCTTTGGTCGATTGGGTGTGGATGTTGCATCGAGAAGGGTGTATTGAGGAAGCTGTCGATGAGCGACTGAACAGTAATTACGCGTTGGATGAAGCAAAGAAGCTTTTGCTACTTGGATTGGCATGTTCACATCCTATTGCTAGTGAGCGGCCTCAAACACAAGCCATATGCCAGATTATATCCGGAACCATGTCAGTCCCTAGTGTGCCTCCATTCAAGCCTGTTTTCACATGGCCTTCCATGGGTACTGCATATAGCAGCACTGACAGTACAGTTTCTAACGTCACTCTTTCTAGGATCACAGTATCTCTTCCTTAG
- the LOC112171879 gene encoding probable L-type lectin-domain containing receptor kinase S.5 isoform X3, producing the protein MKTRASSTMVISKQIPSGALQLTPDSENAEVSYSNKSGRIMYHKPYRLWSSDNEDDDGVASFNSTFLINIYREKDWIAGEGFAFLIASDWNMPEQSYGQWLGLTNATTDGNAKNHMVAIEFDTRKQDFDPDDNHIGLNINSVRSSKTVSLEAFDIEISPEVGTNYTVWVQYNGSSKVIEVYMAKRIINIPPVRPETPLMKEPVNLKQYLKQDSYFGFSGSTGSRAKQLNCVLEWNLVVQEFKTRKNMTLLKIGVPALVLLVVFGVILGVGYVKKRKRTTLEESIVLGTLKRLPGMPREFKYKELKDATNNFHASMILGQGGFGVVYRGTLRDFDEANATNESAEIAVKQFSRDNIKGKDDFMAELTIIHRLRHKNLVRLVGWCYEKGKLLLVYDFMPNGSVDRHLYKASNQNTLNWEHRCKILAGVASALHYLQNEYDQKVVHRDLKASNILLDSEFNARLGDFGLARALEQERNSYAELELAGVAGTLGYVAPECFHTRKATPESDVFSFGAVVLEIVCGKSPGIQIIHGQHQFSLVDWVWMLHREGCIEEAVDERLNSNYALDEAKKLLLLGLACSHPIASERPQTQAICQIISGTMSVPSVPPFKPVFTWPSMGTAYSSTDSTVSNVTLSRITVSLP; encoded by the exons ATGAAAACAAGAGCTTCTTCAACTATGGTGATTTCCAAGCAGATTCCTTCag GGGCACTTCAGTTAACCCCAGACTCAGAGAATGCAGAGGTCAGCTATTCTAACAAGTCCGGCAGGATCATGTATCACAAACCTTATAGACTCTGGTCATCTGACAATGAAGACGATGATGGTGTTGCCTCCTTCAACTCAACTTTCCTCATAAACATCTATCGTGAGAAAGACTGGATTGCTGGTGAGGGGTTTGCTTTTCTTATAGCGTCGGATTGGAACATGCCTGAGCAAAGCTATGGGCAGTGGCTAGGCCTCACCAATGCCACCACTGATGGTAATGCTAAAAACCACATGGTTGCCATAGAATTCGACACAAGAAAGCAAGATTTCGACCCCGATGACAACCATATAGGCCTCAACATCAACTCTGTAAGATCAAGTAAGACTGTTTCTCTTGAGGCTTTCGACATTGAGATATCACCGGAGGTAGGCACCAACTACACCGTGTGGGTGCAATACAATGGCAGCTCAAAAGTCATTGAAGTCTACATGGCTAAGCGCATCATAAACATCCCACCAGTAAGGCCGGAGACACCGCTTATGAAGGAGCCAGTAAACTTGAAACAATATCTAAAACAAGACTCCTACTTTGGATTTTCTGGTTCCACAGGTAGCCGGGCTAAACAGCTAAACTGTGTTTTGGAATGGAATCTAGTGGTTCAAGAATTCAAGACCAGAAAGAATATGACTTTGTTGAAGATCGGTGTGCCAGCATTGGTTTTATTAGTAGTATTTGGTGTTATTTTGGGAGTTGGGTATGTCAAGAAGAGGAAAAGAACCACTCTTGAGGAGTCCATTGTGCTCGGGACACTGAAGAGGTTGCCAGGGATGCCGAGGGAGTTCAAGTACAAAGAGCTCAAGGATGCAACTAATAATTTCCATGCGAGTATGATCCTGGGACAAGGTGGATTTGGCGTTGTTTACAGAGGGACTCTGCGTGATTTTGATGAGGCAAATGCTACTAATGAGTCTGCAGAAATTGCTGTCAAGCAATTCTCAAGAGACAACATCAAAGGCAAAGATGATTTCATGGCAGAACTAACCATCATTCACCGCCTTCGCCACAAAAATCTTGTCCGGTTAGTAG GATGGTGCTATGAGAAAGGAAAGCTTCTTTTAGTATATGATTTCATGCCAAATGGTAGCGTTGATAGGCACCTATATAAAGCTTCAAACCAGAATACACTCAATTGGGAGCATCGATGCAAGATCCTAGCTGGTGTGGCGTCAGCTTTGCATTATCTGCAAAATGAGTATGATCAAAAAGTGGTGCACCGTGACCTCAAAGCTAGTAACATATTGCTCGACTCTGAGTTCAATGCTCGCCTTGGAGACTTTGGCCTTGCCCGAGCCTTGGAACAAGAGAGGAACTCATATGCTGAACTAGAACTAGCAGGAGTTGCGGGTACCCTGGGCTATGTTGCTCCAGAGTGCTTCCATACAAGGAAGGCTACTCCAGAATCTGATGTTTTCAGTTTCGGGGCAGTTGTGCTTGAAATTGTGTGTGGGAAAAGTCCTGGGATTCAGATTATTCATGGACAACACCAGTTTTCTTTGGTCGATTGGGTGTGGATGTTGCATCGAGAAGGGTGTATTGAGGAAGCTGTCGATGAGCGACTGAACAGTAATTACGCGTTGGATGAAGCAAAGAAGCTTTTGCTACTTGGATTGGCATGTTCACATCCTATTGCTAGTGAGCGGCCTCAAACACAAGCCATATGCCAGATTATATCCGGAACCATGTCAGTCCCTAGTGTGCCTCCATTCAAGCCTGTTTTCACATGGCCTTCCATGGGTACTGCATATAGCAGCACTGACAGTACAGTTTCTAACGTCACTCTTTCTAGGATCACAGTATCTCTTCCTTAG
- the LOC112171880 gene encoding transcription termination factor MTERF6, chloroplastic/mitochondrial produces the protein METSTTQNGSSSIMWFFRDKGFDDKSISEMLKKCKRLENVNRESASENWAYLASIGIQERKLPSVVSKCPKILTLGLHEKLVPTVECLTTLGTKPREVASAIAKFPHILSHSVEEKLCPLLAFFEALGVPQKQLGKMILLNPRLISYSIETKLKDIVDFLADLGLARDGMIGKVLVKNPFIMGYSVDKRLRPTAEFLKSFGLTEQGIQTVAIHFPEVLCRDVDKILRPNFNFLKRSGFEDRQIAALVTGYPPILIKSIHNSLEPRIKFLVEVMGRRIDEVTDYPDFFRHGLKKKVERRHKLLKQTTTDCSLSEMLDCNQKKFLLKFGLA, from the coding sequence ATGGAAACTAGCACCACTCAGAATGGTAGTAGTAGTATCATGTGGTTCTTCAGGGATAAAGGGTTTGATGATAAGAGTATTAGTGAAATGCTCAAAAAATGCAAGCGGCTTGAGAATGTGAATAGGGAAAGTGCCTCTGAGAATTGGGCTTATCTGGCAAGTATTGGAATTCAAGAGAGGAAGCTACCTTCTGTTGTGTCGAAGTGTCCCAAGATACTTACTTTAGGTCTTCATGAGAAGCTTGTACCTACGGTCGAGTGCCTGACCACGCTTGGCACAAAACCGCGTGAAGTTGCGTCCGCCATTGCCAAATTCCCTCACATTCTGTCGCATAGTGTGGAAGAGAAGCTCTGTCCACTGTTGGCTTTCTTTGAGGCATTGGGTGTTCCTCAGAAGCAACTTGGCAAAATGATTTTGCTGAATCCTAGGCTCATCAGTTACAGCATTGAAACAAAGCTGAAGGACATTGTGGACTTTCTTGCTGATCTTGGCCTTGCCAGAGATGGGATGATTGGCAAAGTACTGGTGAAGAACCCATTTATCATGGGTTATAGTGTTGATAAAAGACTGCGGCCTACTGCAGAGTTTTTGAAATCCTTTGGTCTCACAGAGCAGGGTATTCAGACAGTGGCAATACACTTTCCAGAAGTTCTGTGTAGGGATGTGGACAAGATTTTGAgacccaatttcaattttttgaaaagatctggatTTGAAGATAGGCAGATAGCAGCTCTGGTGACTGGTTATCCACCCATTTTGATCAAAAGCATCCACAATTCTTTAGAACCCAGAATCAAGTTTTTGGTAGAGGTAATGGGAAGACGAATTGATGAAGTCACCGATTATCCTGACTTCTTTCGCCATGGTTTGAAGAAAAAAGTGGAACGGCGACACAAACTGTTGAAACAGACTACGACTGATTGCAGCTTAAGTGAAATGCTGGACTGCAATCAAAAGAAGTTCCTATTGAAGTTTGGTTTGGCTTGA
- the LOC112171879 gene encoding probable L-type lectin-domain containing receptor kinase S.5 isoform X2 produces the protein MKTRASSTMVISKQIPSASAADPRQFPFTTFSEKTDQSIFHFTPHSSIDQGALQLTPDSENAEVSYSNKSGRIMYHKPYRLWSSDNEDDDGVASFNSTFLINIYREKDWIAGEGFAFLIASDWNMPEQSYGQWLGLTNATTDGNAKNHMVAIEFDTRKQDFDPDDNHIGLNINSVRSSKTVSLEAFDIEISPEVGTNYTVWVQYNGSSKVIEVYMAKRIINIPPVRPETPLMKEPVNLKQYLKQDSYFGFSGSTGSRAKQLNCVLEWNLVVQEFKTRKNMTLLKIGVPALVLLVVFGVILGVGYVKKRKRTTLEESIVLGTLKRLPGMPREFKYKELKDATNNFHASMILGQGGFGVVYRGTLRDFDEANATNESAEIAVKQFSRDNIKGKDDFMAELTIIHRLRHKNLVRLVGWCYEKGKLLLVYDFMPNGSVDRHLYKASNQNTLNWEHRCKILAGVASALHYLQNEYDQKVVHRDLKASNILLDSEFNARLGDFGLARALEQERNSYAELELAGVAGTLGYVAPECFHTRKATPESDVFSFGAVVLEIVCGKSPGIQIIHGQHQFSLVDWVWMLHREGCIEEAVDERLNSNYALDEAKKLLLLGLACSHPIASERPQTQAICQIISGTMSVPSVPPFKPVFTWPSMGTAYSSTDSTVSNVTLSRITVSLP, from the exons ATGAAAACAAGAGCTTCTTCAACTATGGTGATTTCCAAGCAGATTCCTTCag CATCAGCAGCTGATCCTAGGCAATTTCCCTTTACCACTTTCAGTGAAAAAACTGACCAATCTATATTCCATTTCACGCCTCATTCTTCCATTGATCAAGGGGCACTTCAGTTAACCCCAGACTCAGAGAATGCAGAGGTCAGCTATTCTAACAAGTCCGGCAGGATCATGTATCACAAACCTTATAGACTCTGGTCATCTGACAATGAAGACGATGATGGTGTTGCCTCCTTCAACTCAACTTTCCTCATAAACATCTATCGTGAGAAAGACTGGATTGCTGGTGAGGGGTTTGCTTTTCTTATAGCGTCGGATTGGAACATGCCTGAGCAAAGCTATGGGCAGTGGCTAGGCCTCACCAATGCCACCACTGATGGTAATGCTAAAAACCACATGGTTGCCATAGAATTCGACACAAGAAAGCAAGATTTCGACCCCGATGACAACCATATAGGCCTCAACATCAACTCTGTAAGATCAAGTAAGACTGTTTCTCTTGAGGCTTTCGACATTGAGATATCACCGGAGGTAGGCACCAACTACACCGTGTGGGTGCAATACAATGGCAGCTCAAAAGTCATTGAAGTCTACATGGCTAAGCGCATCATAAACATCCCACCAGTAAGGCCGGAGACACCGCTTATGAAGGAGCCAGTAAACTTGAAACAATATCTAAAACAAGACTCCTACTTTGGATTTTCTGGTTCCACAGGTAGCCGGGCTAAACAGCTAAACTGTGTTTTGGAATGGAATCTAGTGGTTCAAGAATTCAAGACCAGAAAGAATATGACTTTGTTGAAGATCGGTGTGCCAGCATTGGTTTTATTAGTAGTATTTGGTGTTATTTTGGGAGTTGGGTATGTCAAGAAGAGGAAAAGAACCACTCTTGAGGAGTCCATTGTGCTCGGGACACTGAAGAGGTTGCCAGGGATGCCGAGGGAGTTCAAGTACAAAGAGCTCAAGGATGCAACTAATAATTTCCATGCGAGTATGATCCTGGGACAAGGTGGATTTGGCGTTGTTTACAGAGGGACTCTGCGTGATTTTGATGAGGCAAATGCTACTAATGAGTCTGCAGAAATTGCTGTCAAGCAATTCTCAAGAGACAACATCAAAGGCAAAGATGATTTCATGGCAGAACTAACCATCATTCACCGCCTTCGCCACAAAAATCTTGTCCGGTTAGTAG GATGGTGCTATGAGAAAGGAAAGCTTCTTTTAGTATATGATTTCATGCCAAATGGTAGCGTTGATAGGCACCTATATAAAGCTTCAAACCAGAATACACTCAATTGGGAGCATCGATGCAAGATCCTAGCTGGTGTGGCGTCAGCTTTGCATTATCTGCAAAATGAGTATGATCAAAAAGTGGTGCACCGTGACCTCAAAGCTAGTAACATATTGCTCGACTCTGAGTTCAATGCTCGCCTTGGAGACTTTGGCCTTGCCCGAGCCTTGGAACAAGAGAGGAACTCATATGCTGAACTAGAACTAGCAGGAGTTGCGGGTACCCTGGGCTATGTTGCTCCAGAGTGCTTCCATACAAGGAAGGCTACTCCAGAATCTGATGTTTTCAGTTTCGGGGCAGTTGTGCTTGAAATTGTGTGTGGGAAAAGTCCTGGGATTCAGATTATTCATGGACAACACCAGTTTTCTTTGGTCGATTGGGTGTGGATGTTGCATCGAGAAGGGTGTATTGAGGAAGCTGTCGATGAGCGACTGAACAGTAATTACGCGTTGGATGAAGCAAAGAAGCTTTTGCTACTTGGATTGGCATGTTCACATCCTATTGCTAGTGAGCGGCCTCAAACACAAGCCATATGCCAGATTATATCCGGAACCATGTCAGTCCCTAGTGTGCCTCCATTCAAGCCTGTTTTCACATGGCCTTCCATGGGTACTGCATATAGCAGCACTGACAGTACAGTTTCTAACGTCACTCTTTCTAGGATCACAGTATCTCTTCCTTAG
- the LOC112171882 gene encoding pentatricopeptide repeat-containing protein At4g38150, with the protein MPSFTKHIFSTISKPIGHSSQASISASSLIKLRRFSSGTDRGREMEAPEKQPPEPIPNRPLRGQRPSNPRTNADRRRESHPNLERRRENPNPPLQDSSFLEKLKMGLDKSKREKPQEPAEEPPPQQQPPEEANEIFKKMKETGLIPNAVAMLDGLCKDGLVQEAMKLFGSMREKGTIPEVVIYTAVVEGFCKAQKPEDAKRIFRKMQSNGIVPNAFSYNVLVQGLCRCDKLEDAAEFCGEMLEAGHSPNVTTFVGLVDGVCKESGVEGAGSVIGKLKQKGYMVNEKAVREFLDKRATFSSMVWEAIFAKNHPKKPF; encoded by the coding sequence ATGCCATCGTTTACGAAGCACATCTTCTCCACAATTTCCAAACCTATCGGCCATTCATCTCAGGCCTCCATTTCCGCTAGCTCGTTGATTAAACTACGTCGTTTTAGCTCCGGTACTGATCGTGGCCGTGAAATGGAAGCGCCGGAGAAACAACCGCCGGAGCCGATACCCAATAGGCCCTTAAGAGGGCAGAGACCATCGAATCCCCGGACCAATGCTGATAGAAGGAGAGAGAGCCATCCCAATTTAGAAAGGAGGAGGGAGAACCCTAATCCGCCATTGCAGGACAGCAGTTTTCTTGAGAAGCTCAAGATGGGTCTTGACAAGTCGAAGAGAGAGAAGCCCCAGGAACCGGCGGAGGAGCCGCCGCCGCAGCAGCAGCCACCGGAGGAGGCCAATGAGATATTCAAGAAGATGAAGGAGACGGGTCTGATTCCCAATGCAGTGGCAATGCTTGATGGGCTCTGCAAAGATGGGCTGGTCCAGGAGGCGATGAAGCTTTTCGGGTCGATGCGCGAAAAGGGTACTATTCCTGAGGTGGTGATATACACTGCTGTGGTGGAAGGGTTTTGCAAAGCCCAGAAGCCTGAAGATGCTAAGAGGATTTTCAGGAAGATGCAGAGCAATGGGATTGTTCCGAATGCGTTTAGTTACAATGTGTTGGTGCAGGGGTTGTGTAGGTGTGATAAGCTGGAGGATGCTGCTGAGTTCTGTGGCGAAATGTTGGAAGCCGGTCACTCGCCGAATGTGACTACTTTTGTGGGGTTGGTTGATGGGGTATGCAAGGAAAGTGGCGTGGAAGGAGCTGGAAGTGTGATTGGGAAGTTGAAGCAGAAGGGATATATGGTTAATGAGAAGGCTGTTAGAGAATTTTTGGATAAAAGGGcaacattttcttcaatggTTTGGGAAGCTATCTTTGCGAAGAACCACCCAAAGAAACCTTTTTGA